Within the Indicator indicator isolate 239-I01 chromosome 1, UM_Iind_1.1, whole genome shotgun sequence genome, the region GCAAGAAACTCTCTATATACAGCAGAAACTACATACCTTaagaaaattaatataatttCATATTATAAAGACTAATTGGTATAATACCTTGGGAATGTGACTTCCCTAACGGTACCGAGAAAAACGCTTTAAAATTGTTTATTACTCATTTGGCAACTATGTACATTAAGAGACTGCAGAAGCTCTTAATTTTTGCTCAGGCCTCTACTCACTCACTGATCCTTTAAGCCTTCCAAGACAGACGTGCATTATTATAACCCAATATCCTTTCAGAGGGAGGCAAGAAGCAAGACACTGAACCTTCAAAGGAGGTGTTATCCCCCAAGACCTCTCTGCCCTTCACTGCAGGAAAAGGGGGCCCTATTTTAACTCCTAGTCTACTTTCTACAAGGCTGCGGGCAAACCCCTCCTCAGGAGCCTCGACCAAAGCAGGATGGACAACCCCTCTTAGCGCCCTCCGACCCACGTCCAGAGCCAAAACCGTTGCTGAGCGGCGATTCCCTCTcctcagcccaggctgcacGAACAGCCACCTCGCGCTGTCCTGACGGCTTTCAGCCCCACTTGGTGGCTTCAGGTGCCGGCCATACGGGGTGAGAAGCCAAGCCGCCCCCTTATCCCCTAAAAGGAGGTGACGCGCCCTTGCCCCTCCAGAGCCGCCCCAGCCGCCCCTCAGCCGAGCACCCCGCGCCCAACAGGGATCCATCGGGACTTTCGGGACTTGTAGTCCGAGTCCCCAGACCTGAGCACATCTTGCTGCGAACTACAGCTCCCAGAGTGCTCTGCGCGCCCCCACCTCTCGCCAGCCCACAACGGcgacccaaacaaacccccagcaGCGCAGCGCCCAGTCGGCCTCTGACACCTGCAACCCGGCGGGCTTGCTGCCTCCCGTGTTCCTCTTACCCCCTACAGCCGGCGAGGTAGTCTCGGTCTTCGCCACAATCCCCGTGGCCGCCATGCTTCCAGCTTGCCAACGCCGCCAGGCAGCAGAGCGCCGGACGCCAAACGACTGCCGTGCACTGCGACAGCAGAACTATGTCTTTTATTCTGCGCTAGAATGGAAGGTCCTGTGTATGGAGCCGCCTGGCAGGATTTTAACCGAGCAACGGGAAGCCCAAGCGGCGTAACCGCTGCTGCTAGACCCCCATCAGCCCTCCAGCCGGGGAGGTGCTGCCCTCCCGTCAGGGCCTGCGCGGGAGAGGCGGTCCCGACGTGCTGTGCGCCGCTTCCTGCCAGCCTCTCTTCCTCTTAGGCCCGGCCGCCGCCTGCCTCGGAGCTGCCGCCATCATGAAGTAAGAAACTTGGCGGCTCCCCGCGGCCCTATCTGGGGCCATCCGCTATGGGGAGGCCGCAAGAAGGTCTTCCTTTTATCCTCTCGCTAACCTGCGGTCCCCTAACTCTTCTTTCCCGCGCAGGGTCGAGTTGTGCAGCTTTAGCGGGTACAAGATCTACCCGGGCCATGGGCGCCGCTACGCCCGCACCGACGGCAAGGTGAGGTCTGGGCGAGCCTCGCGGCCTGGGGGCAGCTGCcgtgcagagcaggagaggccAACAGGAGCGGGCCCGGTAGAAGTGGAAGGATGGGAGGCCTGAGGGGCTGTTACGGTGCTGAGGGAAGCGAAGGCCTCGCACTTTGACACACACAGTGGGGAATTCGGTGTTGGCCGAGGTCTCCGGTTGCGTTGCTGTAGCGTTCGTCTGAATCGTTTACATTGAGCGGTGTGAGAATAACATCCCTATGTCTCTTGGTGCGATGACTGTTGTTAACACCTGGTTCGTAGGAATACCTTAGTTATGCTTGGAATTTGGAGTCGAGTGTGTTTTAGGAAGGATGTCTGAAAGCATCTGGGCAAAAGTACCAGAGTCTGTAAAAATTCAACTTAAACATACAGCATCTAGTATTGAGATTTGCTGAAACAGACTTGGTAATAAGTTAGGTACAGATTATTAGGATAAAATAGGGAGAGCTCTCCTATTTCATACATATAGGGCTGTCAAAAATAAGCTACACATACCTATGAAAGGTTGAGGTTTTGGATGTACTCTTGCTGTAGAGAATCTCCTGGCAGGTGACAGTAAGTAAACAGACTGAATGTATCCTTACATGCTTTCCTGGGAATTAGTTTATACTTGAATTGTATAGCTAATAAATCAGTGTAGTTCTGCATGTTGTTCTAGGCAAAAAGGTTAACTATGCAAGAATGATTCGGGCAGTGTATTAGTCTCCCTGTGTTCCTTTGGCCGAGTTTTGACTGATGTACAGGAAGCTCATAATTGAGGACACTggcagagtgctgctggatATGGCTGTTAATGCTGTGCCTAgaacagagtgcagcagaggatGCAAGTGGTAATTCGAGCTTTCCTCAGAAAAATTAAGTGGCTTCAGAATGCCTTGTCAGAGATCAGTTTATATTAACAGAACAAAATTCCaaacttcacttttttttcattatcttgttaaaaaaaaaataaccaaaaggAATTACTTGATCTACTACACTGTGAAAATGTCTTTATTTGGTAATTTTATTTGGTAATAAAGCTTACCCAAAATCCTTCACCTTCTCAGGTTTTTCAGTTCTTGAATGCAAAATGTGAGTCTGCGTTCCTTTCCAAGAGAAACCCCCGTCAGATTAACTGGACTGTTTTGTATCGGCGTAAACACAAGAAAGGACAGTCAGTAAGTACATACCAACTAACGATGCTCTGAAGTTTTCTGTCAAAAGATGTGGTCACTGGTCTGTTGGAGGTAACTTGAGTATGCTGGCCGATAATGGTGAAGATGTGAGTGCATTTATCTATCGTTATGTGCAGCTTTATGTTTGAAAGGTAACCAGATCAGCAAAATCCTTGTGTTTGGATTGTGTTAGTTCTTTGAGGGACTTCTCAGAATCACAGTAGGTTCCACAGATTTTAACAGTTCTATGGTATGTGTTTAAAACATAAACTTTAGAAAAAATGAGTAGTGCTGTTTAATATGCAGACTTTCTAAAAGCTGGGATTTGCAAATTTCCTGAGTGGTGACATCATAGAAAGCTGATTTAGGGGTTAAGGTGTGGGGCAACTTTTCACAATCCCTTCTTGAAAACTTTGGGCTGTAACTTTGTAGGCggcctctcctccctcttcgaaaaaaaaaaataaggcctGTAGCATAAAGAATTTTCAGTGCTCGTGTTAAATTTGCACAGCATAAGAGAATTTAGACAGGCTTGCATAAGTATTATAagtggtctagtggtcatggaggtgttgggtagaaggttgcgcttgatcttacaggtcttttctaaccttaacgattctatgattctgtaaatcaATGTTTTTTGCCAGTAGGTTTGGAGAAAGATGCAAaagatttttatgtttttttttttttttcttcctttgaataACTTGCAAAAGAGAATACATTGCTCATTTTAGCTATGTATCTGCTTTGGCAAGTTGAAAAATTGGTTACCTCCAAAGTGAGGAATCAGAGTCagtgaattgtttcagttggaaaagacctttaagatcatcaagtcccaccatTATCTAACTATTAAGTCTGGTAAAATTTTGGAGTAAGCATCTGGAAGAAAAGGAGTAAAGTTCTACTGTATACAGCTTTGGAATAGCTTCAATCATAATATCAGCCTGTTTCTGTAATTGTCTCTAGCCTTTTATTAAATGTTTTGTAATACTGTCTGTCTTCTGTCATTTTAGGAAGAGGTACAAAAGAAGCGTACACGCCGTGCTGTTAAGTTCCAGAGGGCTATTACTGGTGCATCTTTAGCTGAGATCATGGCTAAACGAAATCAGAAGCCCGAAGTACGAAAGGCGCAGAGGGAACAAGCTATTAGGTGAGAAGTCATAGATAAATGGAGCTCTCCTAGGCTTTTCAATGATTAATGCTTTTCATAAAGCCTTTCAGGTTAAGCTCTCTATGttctgttgtgatggtttgaaactgtctttttaatttttccttgcaaagttcagaacagagaaagtgaaagaatgtaaataagtcactattgggtgtaagaaagcaaaataacgattgttctaaacacttccattggatagatagaaatgtttaagaactattacccaaaacaaagtaggcactctgcacattctgcattcggcagtgggggcagttgctgggctgtctggctgctatttcttcttctcttctggctgaagataacacactgaccttggcagctaagttaacaactttctgcttaacaaactctgcttctctgtccaggggggtctgggggggaagctcctgggagagggaggcccctttgggagggtccccttgggggga harbors:
- the RPL24 gene encoding 60S ribosomal protein L24, whose product is MKVELCSFSGYKIYPGHGRRYARTDGKVFQFLNAKCESAFLSKRNPRQINWTVLYRRKHKKGQSEEVQKKRTRRAVKFQRAITGASLAEIMAKRNQKPEVRKAQREQAIRAAKEAKKAKQATKKTAVSAAKAPTKAAPKQKIVKPVKVSAPRVGGKR